A window of the Nocardia sp. NBC_01329 genome harbors these coding sequences:
- a CDS encoding peptidylprolyl isomerase has protein sequence MTKVNLETNYGTIGLQLDEAKAPDTVRNFVEYVKSGHYDGTIFHRVIPGFMIQGGGFDGQMQQKPAQEPIQNEAANGLKNNKYTVAMARTNDPHSATAQFFVNVADNDFLNHTQPAGQGWGYAVFGEVVDGTEVVDKIAAVSTSSQGMHQDVPVESVVIESATIAG, from the coding sequence ATGACCAAGGTGAATCTCGAGACGAACTACGGAACCATCGGCCTCCAACTGGACGAGGCGAAGGCGCCGGACACCGTCCGTAACTTCGTCGAATACGTCAAGTCGGGACATTACGACGGCACGATCTTCCATCGCGTGATCCCGGGCTTCATGATCCAGGGCGGTGGATTCGACGGCCAGATGCAGCAGAAACCGGCTCAGGAGCCCATCCAGAACGAGGCCGCCAACGGCCTGAAGAACAACAAGTACACGGTCGCCATGGCGCGTACCAACGATCCGCATTCGGCGACCGCGCAGTTCTTCGTCAATGTCGCCGACAACGACTTCCTCAATCACACCCAGCCGGCCGGCCAGGGCTGGGGATACGCCGTGTTCGGCGAGGTCGTCGACGGCACCGAAGTGGTCGACAAGATCGCCGCCGTATCCACCTCGTCGCAGGGCATGCACCAGGATGTCCCGGTGGAGAGCGTGGTCATCGAATCGGCGACCATCGCCGGCTGA
- a CDS encoding arabinosyltransferase domain-containing protein, which yields MPEVATAVLTKTPPEPEPKVAPKDFRIARLVAIVTGVLGALFAIATPFLPVTQTTATLSWPQNDTLANVQAPLMSQVPIDLTASIPCSAVNQLPPQGGMLLATAPPQGDRASLEALFVRVSETTVDVVDRNAVVATADRAEMANCSAITIHSDSTATSAAFEGLTTDTGEPNAGRLVGDLRPQVVGVFTDMTGGIPAGLSLDSTIDTRFTSSPTWIKLVAIIAAVVCTLLSLVALARLDTSDGRGHRRFLPAHWLKPTIADGGVIGTLLIWHFLGANTSDDGYILSMVRVAPDAGYMANYFRWYGVPEAPFGWYYYVIQLFAEVSTASPWVRLPALACGILCWMVISREVVPRLGNGLRGARGRAWFGSVPLWTGGLVFLAFWLPYDNGLRSEPIVALGALLTWVSIERAIATGRLLPAAVAVVVAAFTLAAAPTGLMCVAALLAGIRPLTRIVVRRHREHGTVALLAPLAAAGFLVLTVVYSDQTFAGIQEANRVRQLAGPNLAWYEDYLRYYYLFVETVDGSLSRRFAFLAMLLCLFTTMLVLLRRRRVPGIAAAPTWRLMGVVFGTIFFMMFNPTKWTHHFGAYAGIAGSLAAVTAVAVSASALRARKNRAIFLAGLLFTLALAFSGINGYWYVSSYGVPWFDKRVVLGGTSSNTVMLVLFGAALLLVAWHVLREGYAKPPTSTRTARGRRVRKFAAIPLTLVAAAMVLFEVLSMAKGAYSQYPAYSLGRGNIDALAGRTGGLANDVLVESNANAGRLNPIIDPAHPPTNPNDPLAGVDPVGFDPNGVPDDLSADAVEVKPGTGNTSSQSVGAAFAEGQAAGTGGGQGAQGVNGSTVALPFGLDPAATPILGSYQDGVQQPAFVSSSWYELPERSPDHPLVVITAAGRILSYDDTGAMQYGQSLTVDYGKRQPDGSVTQLGTYLPRDIGPFPSWRNLRVPLDEIAPEADAVRVVANDPILIGDQWLAFTPPRVPKLESANDYLGSEQPILLDWAVGLQFPRQRPFRHVNGVAEVPKFRILPDRPLAVSSTNTWQAQEFGGPLGFSQMLAKSTTIPTYLKNDWGRDWGTLERYDQYYDAVPAQLATDTETRNGLWDPGKLRVF from the coding sequence GTGCCAGAAGTCGCCACCGCAGTACTCACGAAGACGCCACCGGAGCCGGAACCGAAGGTCGCGCCCAAGGATTTCCGGATCGCGCGTCTCGTCGCGATCGTCACCGGTGTGCTGGGGGCGCTGTTCGCGATCGCCACGCCCTTTCTGCCCGTCACCCAGACCACGGCGACCCTGAGCTGGCCGCAGAACGACACGCTGGCGAACGTGCAGGCACCGCTCATGTCGCAGGTGCCGATCGATCTCACCGCGAGCATCCCGTGCTCGGCGGTGAACCAGCTGCCCCCGCAGGGCGGCATGCTGCTGGCCACCGCACCTCCGCAGGGTGACCGGGCCTCCCTCGAGGCGCTGTTCGTCCGCGTCTCCGAGACCACGGTCGATGTGGTGGACCGCAACGCGGTCGTGGCGACCGCCGACCGGGCGGAAATGGCGAACTGCTCGGCCATCACCATCCACTCCGACAGCACGGCCACCAGCGCCGCGTTCGAAGGGCTGACCACCGATACGGGCGAGCCCAACGCGGGCCGGCTGGTCGGGGATCTGCGCCCGCAGGTGGTCGGTGTGTTCACCGATATGACCGGGGGGATCCCGGCCGGGTTGAGCCTGGACTCGACGATCGACACCCGGTTCACCTCCAGCCCGACCTGGATCAAACTCGTCGCGATCATCGCAGCGGTGGTGTGCACGCTGCTGTCGCTGGTGGCGCTGGCGCGACTGGACACCAGCGACGGGCGCGGGCACCGTCGCTTCCTGCCCGCGCACTGGCTCAAACCGACCATCGCGGACGGCGGTGTGATCGGCACCCTGCTGATCTGGCATTTCCTGGGCGCCAACACCTCCGATGACGGCTACATCCTGAGCATGGTGCGGGTGGCGCCGGACGCGGGCTATATGGCCAATTACTTCCGCTGGTACGGCGTACCCGAGGCGCCGTTCGGCTGGTACTACTACGTGATCCAGCTGTTCGCCGAGGTCTCCACGGCCAGCCCGTGGGTGCGGTTGCCCGCCCTGGCCTGCGGGATTCTGTGCTGGATGGTGATCAGCCGCGAGGTGGTGCCGCGGCTGGGCAACGGACTGCGCGGAGCGCGCGGGCGGGCCTGGTTCGGCAGCGTTCCGCTGTGGACCGGCGGTCTGGTGTTCCTGGCGTTCTGGCTGCCCTACGACAACGGTCTGCGGTCGGAGCCCATCGTCGCCCTCGGCGCGCTGCTCACCTGGGTCTCCATCGAACGTGCCATCGCGACCGGGCGCCTGCTGCCCGCCGCCGTGGCGGTGGTGGTCGCCGCGTTCACCCTGGCCGCCGCGCCGACCGGTCTGATGTGTGTGGCCGCGCTGCTGGCGGGTATCCGGCCGCTCACCCGCATCGTCGTCCGCCGGCATCGAGAGCACGGGACGGTCGCGCTGCTGGCGCCGCTCGCCGCTGCCGGGTTCCTGGTGCTCACGGTGGTCTACAGCGATCAGACGTTCGCCGGTATCCAGGAAGCGAACCGGGTGCGGCAACTGGCCGGCCCCAACCTGGCCTGGTACGAGGACTATCTGCGCTACTACTACCTGTTCGTCGAAACCGTCGACGGTTCGCTGTCGCGGCGCTTCGCCTTCCTGGCGATGCTGCTGTGCCTGTTCACCACCATGCTGGTGCTGTTGCGCCGACGCCGGGTACCGGGGATCGCGGCCGCGCCCACCTGGCGGTTGATGGGCGTGGTGTTCGGCACGATCTTCTTCATGATGTTCAACCCCACCAAGTGGACCCACCACTTCGGCGCCTACGCCGGGATCGCGGGTTCGCTGGCGGCGGTGACCGCGGTAGCGGTGTCGGCATCGGCGCTGCGGGCGCGCAAGAACCGGGCGATCTTCCTGGCCGGGTTGTTGTTCACCCTCGCGCTGGCGTTCTCCGGTATCAACGGCTATTGGTACGTGTCCAGTTACGGGGTGCCCTGGTTCGACAAACGGGTCGTGCTCGGCGGTACCTCTTCCAACACCGTGATGCTGGTGTTGTTCGGGGCGGCGCTGCTGCTGGTGGCCTGGCATGTGCTACGCGAGGGGTATGCCAAACCGCCCACCTCCACGCGCACCGCCCGGGGACGCCGGGTCCGCAAGTTCGCGGCCATTCCGCTCACCCTGGTGGCCGCGGCGATGGTGCTGTTCGAGGTGCTCTCGATGGCCAAGGGCGCCTATTCGCAGTACCCGGCGTATTCGCTGGGCCGCGGCAATATCGACGCGCTCGCCGGCCGGACCGGCGGTCTCGCCAATGACGTACTGGTCGAGTCGAACGCCAATGCCGGGCGGTTGAACCCGATCATCGATCCGGCGCATCCGCCCACGAACCCGAACGATCCGCTGGCCGGTGTCGATCCGGTCGGGTTCGATCCCAACGGGGTTCCCGACGATCTGTCCGCCGACGCGGTCGAGGTGAAACCGGGTACCGGTAACACCTCCAGCCAGTCGGTGGGTGCCGCGTTCGCCGAAGGCCAGGCCGCGGGAACCGGTGGTGGTCAGGGCGCGCAGGGTGTGAACGGCAGCACCGTTGCCCTGCCCTTCGGCCTCGATCCGGCCGCCACACCGATCCTGGGCAGTTACCAGGACGGCGTACAGCAGCCCGCGTTCGTCTCGTCGAGCTGGTACGAACTGCCCGAACGCTCGCCCGATCATCCGCTGGTGGTCATCACCGCGGCTGGACGCATCCTGTCCTACGACGACACCGGTGCCATGCAGTACGGCCAGTCGCTGACCGTCGACTACGGCAAGCGGCAGCCCGACGGTTCGGTCACTCAGCTCGGGACCTACCTGCCCCGCGATATCGGCCCGTTCCCGTCCTGGCGCAACCTGCGCGTTCCGCTGGACGAGATCGCCCCCGAGGCCGACGCGGTCCGGGTCGTCGCCAACGATCCGATCCTGATCGGCGACCAGTGGCTGGCGTTCACCCCGCCGCGGGTACCGAAACTGGAGTCGGCCAACGATTACCTCGGTTCCGAGCAGCCCATCCTGCTCGACTGGGCGGTCGGTCTGCAGTTCCCGCGCCAGCGTCCGTTCCGCCATGTGAACGGGGTCGCCGAGGTGCCGAAGTTCCGTATCCTGCCCGACCGTCCGCTGGCGGTGAGCTCCACCAACACCTGGCAGGCCCAGGAGTTCGGCGGTCCGCTCGGGTTCTCTCAGATGCTGGCGAAGTCGACCACGATCCCGACCTATCTGAAGAACGACTGGGGTCGCGACTGGGGCACGCTGGAACGCTACGACCAGTACTACGACGCGGTACCCGCGCAACTGGCGACCGATACCGAGACCCGTAACGGGTTGTGGGATCCGGGCAAGCTCCGGGTTTTCTGA
- a CDS encoding acyl-CoA carboxylase subunit beta: MSTTAEKLADLRKRLESAQEPAGEAAVAKRARKGIPSARDRIKLLLDPGSFVEIGALVRRPSDPDALYGDGVVTGHGLVDGRPVAVFSHDQTVYGGSVGEMFGRKVAAVMEYAAKVGCPLVGINDSGGARVQEAVSSLAWYAELATRQEGLSGMVPTISLILGKCAGGAVYSPINTDVVVATEAAYMFVTGPKVIREVTGEDVSLEELGGAHSQAQYGNIHHVAVDERAAFDWVREYLSYMPTSCQEQPPIVNPGLEPETTDSDRELDSIVPDSDNSGYDMHEVLLRIFDDGHFHEYGADAGRNIITGFARVDGRSVGVVANQPMVYAGALDARASDKASHFVRLCDAYEIPLIFVVDTPGFLPGVEQEKVGVIKRGGRFLFAFVEATVPKVTVVIRKSYGGGYAVMGSKQLGADINLAWPTARIAVMGAESAVSLIGAAQIAAAPEDQKAAVRQQMIDFYNATMATPWVAAERGFIDAVIEPSQTRLELRRALHLLRDKIVIRNPRKHHLLPL; this comes from the coding sequence GTGAGCACGACTGCCGAGAAACTCGCCGATCTGCGTAAGCGGCTGGAATCGGCGCAGGAACCGGCGGGGGAGGCCGCCGTCGCGAAGCGGGCGCGTAAGGGCATCCCCAGTGCTCGCGACCGGATCAAGCTCCTGCTCGACCCGGGTTCGTTCGTCGAGATCGGAGCCCTGGTCCGCCGGCCCAGTGATCCGGACGCGCTGTACGGCGACGGTGTCGTGACCGGCCACGGGCTGGTCGACGGCCGCCCCGTCGCGGTGTTCTCCCATGATCAGACCGTGTACGGCGGATCGGTCGGCGAGATGTTCGGCCGCAAGGTGGCCGCGGTGATGGAGTACGCCGCCAAGGTCGGTTGCCCGCTGGTCGGTATCAACGACTCCGGTGGTGCGCGGGTACAGGAGGCAGTGTCCTCGCTGGCCTGGTACGCCGAACTTGCGACCCGGCAGGAAGGTCTGTCGGGGATGGTCCCGACGATCTCGCTGATCCTCGGCAAATGTGCCGGTGGCGCCGTGTACTCGCCGATCAATACCGACGTCGTTGTCGCCACCGAGGCGGCGTATATGTTCGTCACCGGCCCCAAGGTGATCCGTGAGGTCACCGGTGAGGATGTCAGCCTGGAGGAACTGGGCGGGGCGCACAGCCAGGCCCAGTACGGCAATATCCACCATGTCGCGGTGGACGAGCGGGCGGCGTTCGATTGGGTTCGCGAGTATCTGTCGTATATGCCGACCAGCTGCCAGGAACAGCCGCCGATCGTGAACCCGGGGCTGGAGCCGGAGACGACCGACTCCGACCGCGAACTGGATTCGATCGTGCCGGATTCGGACAACTCCGGATACGACATGCACGAGGTGCTGCTGCGGATCTTCGACGACGGCCATTTCCACGAATACGGTGCCGACGCGGGCCGCAACATCATTACCGGGTTCGCCCGGGTGGACGGCCGCAGTGTCGGCGTGGTCGCCAATCAGCCGATGGTGTACGCCGGAGCTCTCGATGCCCGGGCTTCGGACAAGGCCTCGCATTTCGTCCGGCTCTGTGACGCCTACGAGATCCCGCTGATCTTCGTGGTCGATACCCCCGGCTTCCTGCCCGGCGTGGAACAGGAGAAGGTCGGTGTCATCAAACGCGGCGGCCGGTTCCTGTTCGCCTTCGTGGAGGCGACCGTACCGAAGGTGACCGTGGTGATCCGCAAATCCTACGGTGGCGGCTACGCGGTGATGGGGTCCAAACAGCTGGGTGCCGATATCAACCTGGCCTGGCCCACGGCCCGGATCGCGGTGATGGGTGCGGAGAGCGCTGTCAGCCTCATCGGGGCAGCGCAGATCGCCGCCGCGCCCGAGGATCAGAAGGCGGCCGTGCGCCAGCAGATGATCGATTTCTACAACGCCACCATGGCCACCCCGTGGGTCGCCGCCGAGCGCGGTTTCATCGACGCGGTGATCGAACCGTCGCAGACCCGGCTGGAACTGCGGCGCGCGCTACACCTGTTGCGGGACAAGATCGTCATCCGCAACCCGCGCAAACATCACCTGCTGCCGCTGTAG
- a CDS encoding type II toxin-antitoxin system VapB family antitoxin — protein sequence MSLTHIEIDDEDLETAKKLGGHKTKTAAVAEALRQYNQRMSRAAAVDYYFELARDWDIEGAEAAHAAEKRAARR from the coding sequence GTGTCGCTAACCCATATCGAGATCGACGATGAGGACCTGGAAACCGCCAAGAAACTAGGTGGGCACAAGACCAAGACAGCAGCGGTCGCCGAAGCCTTGCGTCAGTACAACCAACGCATGAGCCGCGCTGCCGCCGTGGACTACTACTTCGAACTGGCCCGTGACTGGGATATCGAAGGAGCCGAAGCCGCCCATGCGGCTGAGAAGAGAGCCGCCCGCCGGTGA
- a CDS encoding PIN domain-containing protein — protein sequence MTGYLVDSSALWRILRDRSVLDRWRKTLADGGFRSCYPQRSEFLTSARNLKEYSEFCRMFDTLYRDATVPEGAGHWIGTVQHYAAERGSHRSLSAVDLQVCATAAHHGLVIVHDDSDFVTATRLAVELQQVNVHEGPPDSGY from the coding sequence GTGACAGGCTATCTGGTCGACTCTTCCGCGCTGTGGCGCATCTTGCGGGATCGCTCGGTCCTCGACCGATGGCGAAAAACTCTCGCCGACGGCGGATTTCGTTCCTGCTACCCGCAGCGCAGTGAATTTTTGACCTCGGCGCGAAATCTGAAGGAGTACTCGGAATTCTGCCGGATGTTCGACACCTTGTACCGAGATGCCACGGTTCCCGAAGGGGCGGGCCATTGGATCGGCACGGTGCAGCATTACGCGGCCGAACGAGGCAGTCACCGATCTTTGTCTGCCGTGGACCTGCAAGTTTGCGCTACCGCTGCGCATCACGGCCTGGTGATCGTGCACGATGACTCGGATTTTGTGACCGCAACCAGGCTGGCGGTCGAACTCCAGCAGGTCAATGTGCACGAGGGCCCGCCCGATTCCGGCTACTGA
- a CDS encoding galactan 5-O-arabinofuranosyltransferase, whose product MTTSRGARLVRQVGAGVGEAVLATVVAVVVVAVGLIAFSLVQWPAFNSSNVVRALTTVGQVGAAALIAGSIALLRLRRSRRLAKLLSWTGISAFVTITLGMPLAATKLYLFGISVDQEFRTEYLTRLTDSAALRDMTYADLPPFYPAGWFWLGGRVANVLGMDGWEVFKPYAIGSIAVAAVVSLVLWTRLIRTDWAVGVTSAVTAVAVTYAAPEAYGAVIAILLPPVLVLAWGALYRPAELTRTADKSGGQATAGGWAAVVGTGLFLGVAAACYTLYFAFAVFTVTLMAVVAAGLGLRARYAARTPRRIATHTGESHAPVGSAGQAIGAPLLRLIVMGVIAALVALPVFLPFLVRMLDRPTLQSGGAFHYLPEAGSELPLPMMHFSLLGALCLIGVIWLVMRANSSRRAQSLGLGVIAVYLWSLLSMLATVAGSTLLSFRLEPVLLVLLAAAGGFGFVEGARAVYQALDEPARFRWVAIALATVGALAYCQDIPHVLAPEITTAYTDTDGDGNRADQRDPSAVRHYRNIDDALRAQTGREPSENVVLTGDTTFLAYYPYFGFQGMTSHYANPLADYADRSAAIEEWSEKETPGELLDAMRAAPWRAPDAFLFRRSGDEYTLRLAADVYPNDPNVKRYTVAFPAKLFDDPRFTTTDIGPFALVVVKR is encoded by the coding sequence ATGACGACGAGTCGCGGCGCGCGATTGGTGCGTCAGGTCGGGGCCGGAGTCGGCGAAGCTGTGCTGGCGACGGTGGTCGCCGTAGTGGTGGTCGCCGTCGGACTCATCGCGTTCTCGCTGGTGCAGTGGCCGGCATTCAATTCCTCCAATGTCGTGCGCGCGCTGACCACGGTGGGTCAGGTGGGGGCGGCGGCGCTCATCGCGGGTTCGATCGCCCTGCTGCGCCTGCGGCGTTCGCGACGACTGGCGAAACTGCTGTCCTGGACCGGTATCTCGGCGTTCGTGACGATCACCCTGGGGATGCCGCTCGCGGCGACGAAACTGTACCTGTTCGGGATCTCGGTGGACCAGGAGTTCCGGACCGAATATCTGACCCGGCTCACCGACAGCGCCGCGCTGCGGGATATGACCTACGCCGATCTGCCGCCCTTTTACCCAGCAGGTTGGTTCTGGCTCGGTGGCCGCGTGGCGAATGTGCTCGGGATGGACGGCTGGGAGGTCTTCAAGCCGTACGCGATCGGGTCCATCGCGGTGGCCGCGGTGGTATCGCTGGTGCTGTGGACTCGGCTCATCCGGACGGACTGGGCAGTGGGGGTCACCAGTGCGGTGACCGCGGTGGCGGTCACCTACGCCGCCCCGGAAGCCTACGGCGCGGTGATCGCCATCCTGCTGCCGCCGGTCCTGGTGCTGGCCTGGGGGGCGCTGTACCGGCCCGCCGAACTCACCCGTACCGCCGATAAGTCCGGCGGTCAGGCGACCGCGGGCGGCTGGGCAGCGGTGGTGGGTACCGGATTGTTCCTCGGGGTCGCCGCCGCCTGCTACACGCTGTATTTCGCCTTCGCGGTGTTCACCGTCACGCTCATGGCGGTGGTGGCCGCCGGACTCGGGCTTCGGGCGCGCTACGCCGCTCGGACCCCGCGCCGGATCGCGACACACACCGGGGAGTCGCACGCGCCGGTCGGCAGCGCGGGGCAGGCCATCGGCGCCCCGCTGCTGCGGCTGATCGTAATGGGGGTGATCGCCGCCCTGGTCGCGTTGCCGGTGTTCCTGCCGTTCCTGGTACGCATGCTGGACCGGCCGACGCTGCAATCAGGTGGTGCGTTCCACTATCTGCCCGAGGCCGGTTCCGAACTGCCGCTGCCGATGATGCATTTCTCGCTGCTGGGCGCGCTGTGCCTGATCGGTGTCATCTGGTTGGTGATGCGCGCGAATTCATCGCGGCGCGCGCAATCGCTGGGTCTCGGCGTGATCGCGGTGTACCTGTGGTCGCTGCTGTCGATGCTGGCTACCGTGGCCGGCTCGACGCTGCTGTCCTTCCGGCTGGAACCGGTGCTGCTGGTGCTGCTCGCGGCCGCGGGCGGATTCGGTTTCGTCGAGGGTGCCCGCGCGGTTTATCAGGCGCTCGACGAACCGGCGCGGTTCCGCTGGGTGGCCATCGCGCTGGCCACGGTGGGCGCGCTGGCCTACTGCCAGGACATACCCCATGTCCTGGCTCCCGAGATCACCACCGCATACACCGATACCGACGGCGACGGTAACCGCGCCGACCAGCGCGATCCTTCCGCCGTCCGGCACTACCGAAATATCGATGACGCGCTGCGGGCACAGACGGGTCGCGAACCGTCGGAAAATGTGGTGCTCACCGGTGACACCACCTTCCTCGCCTACTACCCGTACTTCGGGTTCCAGGGGATGACCTCGCATTACGCCAATCCGCTGGCCGATTACGCGGATCGGTCCGCGGCCATCGAAGAGTGGAGCGAAAAGGAGACACCGGGCGAACTTCTCGACGCGATGCGGGCCGCGCCGTGGCGCGCACCCGACGCCTTCTTGTTCCGGCGCAGCGGCGACGAGTACACGCTGCGGCTGGCTGCCGATGTGTATCCGAACGATCCGAACGTCAAGCGCTACACCGTCGCGTTCCCGGCGAAACTGTTCGACGACCCGCGGTTCACCACCACCGATATCGGCCCCTTCGCCCTGGTCGTCGTGAAACGCTGA